In bacterium, the genomic stretch CGCGACGGATGGCCGGGATCTCTCCGAGGTTGACTAGCTCGGCGAGAAATCCGCGGCTCAGCCCGTATTCTTTGGCAAGTGCTCGAAGCGACAGGGCGGCTCGTTGCGGATGGTTCTTTGTGACTCCCATGTGGACACACATAATCAGATGCAAAACGCATGATCAATGACCTGAGTCGTGTGATGCCATGCTATGCCAGACTATGCCATGCTATGTCGTACACTTTTTCCAGCTACGGCATCGCCCCTACGGAGTCGAGACCATGTCAGAGAGTCGCTGGCCCTTCGGGAGCGACGCCAGGCCCCGGTGGATGGTCTCAAGTGTGTTTCAGTATCACCAGTCGCTCGGACCGCGGCGACATAGGGGCTGGCGG encodes the following:
- a CDS encoding helix-turn-helix domain-containing protein, with translation MGVTKNHPQRAALSLRALAKEYGLSRGFLAELVNLGEIPAIRRGRAILVLRSDFESWWRAKAAQSRNRAENRVDEVLHRGESR